A genomic segment from Necator americanus strain Aroian chromosome III, whole genome shotgun sequence encodes:
- a CDS encoding hypothetical protein (NECATOR_CHRIII.G13169.T1) translates to MWESGCGVHMERYATTQNFTTARTSDGENFLPCLSDVLVVPLSSKYMTTVPSCPPSKKIFFCGQEETSVGGERTKFETLESAGNGFRFVTPALDSNPNWNKTTLISKFGW, encoded by the coding sequence ATGTGGGAGTCAGGCTGTGGAGTGCACATGGAACGATACGCGACCACCCAGAACTTCACAACAGCAAGGACATCGGATGGGGAAAACTTTCTACCTTGCCTATCCGATGTCCTTGTTGTTCCCTTAAGTTCTAAGTACATGACCACTGTGCCGTCGTGTCCCCCAtcgaaaaagattttcttttgcgGACAGGAAGAAACCAGCGTGGGTGGCGAACGAACGAAATTCGAGACGCTGGAATCAGCTGGAAATGGATTTCGCTTCGTTACTCCGGCTCTGGATTCGAATCCCAATTGGAACAAGACCACATTGATTTCTAAATTTGGCTGgtag